The Equus quagga isolate Etosha38 unplaced genomic scaffold, UCLA_HA_Equagga_1.0 252_RagTag, whole genome shotgun sequence DNA segment aaaaatgtgactTGAAAGCTTTTTTATCCATAAGTTGGCAAAGGTTGCTCACCTTTGAGAAAGCACTTAGCTCTGCCAACCTCAGAAATGTTTCTCAATCACTTAATCAGGTAAGTTTCCCTCTGCCCACTAATAAGTGGTTATGTCAAAGTCTAGATGTTACAGatctaaaatggaaacaatctctTCATAGGtgtaacttttaaaacaatttgtcaTTGAAATATGACATATagtatattaagtgaaatatgtTAAGTGAACAgctcagtgaattttttatttttttgtttttatttgtttcctttttctccccaaatacatagttgtgtattcttagttgtgggtccttctaattgtggtatgtgggacgctgcctcagtgtggctcgatgagcggtgccatgtccacgcccaggattcaaaccaacgaaaccctgggccgcctgcagcggagcatgtgaacttaaccacttagccacggggctggcccctcagtgaatttttatatatgatgagTACACCTGTGTAATTGTCATCCAGGAAAGATATAaacatttccagcaccccagaagGCTCCTTCATGCTGTTTCCCAATCAGTAGCACTTCCACCAAGGTAGCCACTACACTGAattctgtcaccatagattagttttggaTCAGCATAACTTTTATAATTAGCCTAACTATAATAAAAGGCAAGTCAAAACTGCAAACAGAATTGCACCTGCCTCTCTCTACCTTGGAGGAATGCTGGAGAATAAATGCTGTGGTGTGGAGGTCCTTGAACTCAATAGAAAGATGCTACATAAACGAAGAGTATTgtccatttattttctaaaaccatATGTACAAAAGCCGCAATAGTTACTGTACATTTCTACCCGTCACCTCCAATTATTGTAATACTATTTGCATCATAATTTAGATGtcttttagaaaatactttgtataATGTAAATAgcagtattttgtttttcattgctttttattatgttaatgCGTGTAGTCACACTTTTCATTTTATGGAAgaattcagttttcaaatttgGTAGAAAATAGTATTTGTGGGATTGTATTTTACTTGAAGTTCCAGATTTCCAGGGGGAAAGAATCAGTGGATACTGGCCTTATAAGAATCCTTGAAATGTTTTATAGGTGATGATGAGCAGTCAACACAGATGGCTGCAagttgggaagatgagaaagtgagAGAAGCATCTTCAAACAGTTTTGTTGCTATTAAAATCGATACCAAAAGGTTTGCTTAtgttttaatctttcattttttaaaaatattataaccATAGTCTTTGGTTGTGATTTATGGTGATACTCTTAGTCTATAAGAATATTGATTTTTGTCTAAGGCATATTGGGGACTTAAATTCTGATTGACGTTTTCCAAATTCATCATTATATCTTGTTGAAAAAGCTAAGTTCCCCTAGTCTACTAAGCAGCTATGTGACGTGTACCAAGAATGCAAAAGAACTGTGATCCTCAGCTTCTAAGAACTTGGAAGTAACTGTAAATCATCTATTGAATATCTCTGAAAGATTGACCACTGTTTTGGATCCTATTTTTGGGAATGGGGCCATTTGATTGAGTAGGAGTGAGGACCCTTATAAGTCCCTCATAATACCTGATGTCCAcaagtctattttatttgttaatccACCCCTGCTTTcccctttaaaatttttcttttagtatagAACGTTTCACACATATATAAAAGTCACGGAATAGAATAATGAACCCCCATGAGCTTTTCACCTACTTTGATAATTATCAACTCGTGGTCAGTCTTGTTTCATCTATGTCCCCACACATTTCCACTCATCCTATATAATTTTGAAACAGATCTCAGTCATCAAACCacttcatctataaatattttagtatgtctCTCTGAAAGGTAaggattcttaatttttttttttaaagattttatttttcctttttctccccaaagccccccggtacattgttgtatatttttagttgtgggtccttctagtcgtggcaggattcttaatttttttgacatAATGGTAATACctcaaaaacaaattaatagTAATTCCCAAATATCAAATATCTACCAAGTGTTCAAATTTTCAATCATCTCATCAATGTCatagttttattattaatttaatttattaatttattacacATTGTGATGCACTAATCTCTCTCAAGTCTCTTTTAGTCTGTAGGCTTCCCCTgtatatctctctctctgtctttttcttgtgtaatttagtttttaaagaaacaaggTCATTTATTCTGTAGTTTCCTGCAGCATGGATTTTGTTGACTGCAGCCCTTTTAGTGTCATTTAATTTTCTGGTGGATTTAAGTtagattttttcccccctcaaGACTACTTCATAGATGGTGGTATGTCTTCCATTCTTCTGTTAGAAAGCAGCACGTGGTGCCCTGTTGTCTCTCTTTATGATGTTAGCAGCAGCCATCAGTGGTCAATGCCTAGAAACATAGTTCATTAGCAGTTGCATTGTGGTATTACTATCCTTTTGGTATTAGTAGTATCAATgaataatgtttgaaaatttacctgtgtttgtaaacttttatttaaaaattttcaatattaacGAAACACCATAAAGCAAATCATAGTACAGTCTGCCTCACAACAGCTAATGAATTATGTGTCTATTGAGCtgtaatagtttttaaaaaataatctattatttTGATGTATATCATATCATTAAATTGTCCATTGTCCTCCAGAAGCACCTCTTAGAGTCAGTAATGGCTGGAGGAATGTAGGGGTTTATTGGAGATGtgggaagaaatgaagatttcAGAATTCTTGAGATTAATTATATACAGACTAATTtatctagcatttttttttttttgaggaagattagccctgagctaacatctgccactaatcctcctctttttgctgaggaagactcgccctgagctaacatccatgcccgtcttcctctactttatatgtgggatgcttgccacagcatggcttgacaagtggtgtgtgggtccgcacctggaatctgaactggtgaaccccaaaccgctgaagcggaacatgtgaacttaactgctgtgccactgggctggcccctgtttttttgttttttgttttttaaggggCAGATCTCTATGCTTATGGGAAtgatgactttttttgttttttaagattggcccagagctaacatctgttgctgatccttttttttttcttcttctccccaaaggcccccagtgcatagttgtatattctagttgtaggtctttctaatTCTGCGATGTgtgacgctgcctcaacatggcttgatgagcggtgctaggtccacactcaggatctgaaccagtgaaaccctgggctgccgaagtggagcacgtgaacttaaccacttggccacagggccagcccctatctagcattttacaaatgaaatttctgTTGGCAGATACAGGGATACCTGTGTGTAGTGATGGTTGATATTTGTTTCATTATGGACTGCTTGCTGATAGAACCTAGTGTGTCTTTTGAAttatgaaaagtaatttttatttattatacaatAATAATGGAATTACCTAATGTTCTAGGAACATTTTAGTGTATACTTATTTATGGAGAATAGCCTGCATTGAAAATAAATTGGTAGGAAACGCATCAAAAGTTTACAGATTATTTCTGAGAAGGTAGGattcttggtaatttttttctttataatttcctaTTATAGTTTTAGACATTTGTATGATAATTGTGctttatattctggaaaaaattagacaaatttCTCGTTCTTGGAAGCATTAATTTGATTCTTGGAATTACTCATGTACATTGGTCAGTGTGTCGTATTCGCATTATAGTATAAAGTCTCTCTCCCATTTGTGTCCCTAACCACCCCCGTTCCCTTCTCTGGAGGCAACCAagtcaagaaaatatatttgtatttgttttcctcccgttttttacaaaaatggtaacattttgaTGTACTTTTTTGTACGTTTTATGGTTTGTATAATTAATCAGTTTTTATTGgtggatatttaagttgttttgaGTCCTTTGTTATTAAAAAGTAGTATCAATTGCACAAGTAAGTCATAGGCATTAGTATCTTCTTGTTACTTGTTAAGGTATAGTGTTCAGCTATACTTGCTGCTGAGGAAACAACATGGCAGATACTAACTTGATATTTAGCCACCAGATCCAGCTACCAGTTTGGGTTGCAAGAGCGAGTCACTCTTTAATctgaaaattattaaacaaacCCAAAAAAGGTCTGTGAAAtaagaattacatttttcttcttccagctgGTGGCTATGAAAGGAGCTAGTAGTTTCAGAAAAAGTACTTGTAATTGGTATGGTCAATTTTTATAGAAACAACGTACTATTTGGGAGACGCTTGAATTCATCTAGtgattttctgtttgattttgttttacagTGAAGCCTGCCTACAATTTTCACAAATCTGTATCCTTTCAATGAAGaattggttttatatatatattttgcttgaGGATTTacctttcttttggttaattcATGACctttagaaattgtttttatttaggaACTCATACATTCTTGTCTATGGAAACTTTATATTACTAAGTATCCTTTGAGACAATACATTGTAGCAAATAGGGTCATAGGGAGTTTTTTATTGGGAATATCTGGAAAGCAGTATGAAGCAGTTTGGTTGCAATGTTAGAAGTAGCTGGCAAAAGCAAGATAGATGTAAGTTATGATAGAGGGGAATGTAGTGGGTGTTCTCCACTCAAATGTGCAGTGTAAATAAACCTTAAATCAGTTCACATATCACATGTACTATAGGCATAATGATATGGTAGTTGAAATTATTTTGCAAACGTTAGCTGATTATATTGTGAAATTCACAAAAATGATTTGCTTTGTTATCAGAAGTGTTTCATAAAACTATTCCCTTATTTCCCATAAATTGTTAGACTTAATAAAACTGTACAGATCCTGTAGTATGTGTCCCATCCAGTTTCTTTATTGGAGACAGTGGAATTCCCTTGGAAGTAATAGCAGGAAGTGTTTCTGCAGATGAACTTGTTACCCGAATTCACAAAGTCCAGCAGGTGAGAAGGGACAGAATTGTTCTTTGTATAAACATGGGAAAATAATATGTCAGAAACTTAACATTGGAATGTTTTGAGAGCTGCTCTGTATATTCAGGAACTTGCCATGCCATTAAACTTAAAAGGTAGTGAATACTATCTTCCTTGACTAGTTTTGAAAATAGCATTATGAAGTTAGAGGTGCCCCTACCTAATACTTAATTGAATTCttattctcccttctcttttcatcCCTAGCTCAACCACATAATGCACATCTCTATTACTTTGTTGCAAGAGAGAGTTGCGGTCACATTAAGATCTCAGTATATTGCTtgacatgttttcatttgcatcCCCTTTGGGCGAATGGCTAATATACCTTGTAACTTTTTTCCTTGGATTCTAATTTGAAGGAAAATCAACAGTGtgctttaaaaatctgtttatgcTCTTGTCACCTTGCAGTTGAATTCCATAGTGTGATTATGTCATGTTTAGGATCATACATTTTAGATTCATTTACTTAGTTTAGTACTTCTCGCTCCTGTAGAGTATAAATTGacttattgacattttggtctTATTGGCCATGGTAAATTTAGATTCTTATCTGTTAATTAAATTTCAATGTGTTTTCTCTCTAGATGCACTCATTAAAAGGTGAAACATCAGTGGCAAATGGCAGCCAGTCAGAAAGTTCAGTCTCTACTCTGTCCACCTCATTTGAACCTAACAACGTTTCTGAAAACTCTCAGTCCAGAAATGTAGAGCTTTGTGAGACACCACCCACTTCTCCAGATACAAAGTCAGATTCTGCAACAGGTAATTTTTAGTGTATCCTTTTGGGTAGTTGAAGTACTCCTTCACTTCATTTTAAAGGCCATGGATTaatatccttaaaaataaaaatagtgtatttttttcccctcacattcatttaacttaaaatttaagaGTTGTCTTAAGTGTATGTGTTTGTCATTTAGTGGCAGAAGAGGATAAAATCAGTGAATATGCCCTTCAAACTCAAATAGGCAACAGTCCAGAACAGTTGACTTGTAATTTCTGCTCATGTGCTGTGGTTTAAGGATTGTCGGTATGACACTTGGCAGTTTTATAAATGTCTTCCCAGCCAGAGGATTTTGAAAGATCCAAATGAACTAGTGTATTTGGAATTGTCTTTATAACCTGTAAAATAttatacacatttaaaagaatagtatttgcatttttaaaatttgaattaaaaggTAATTGTAAAATAGAGCTTGTAGAAATAAGTGTGACTGCAGAGGGGttgataggaaagaaaaagagaaattttgtaTTGTATATTAGGGATCATGGTCAGAGTTGTTTGGTGTAATAGAGCTTTGTATTAGGCAACATAGGGTTAGATAAATCAAGTTAGAATACTAGTATCTTAAAAGATGATCCTATTCCAGCATCCCAAATAGATAATCATCAAGCCTCTGTTTGAATATATTTGATGACAGGAACTCTCATTACCTTGCTAGGAAGcccaattttttagaaaaattcttcCTTACATTGAGCTGAAATTTGATGCCCTATAATTTCTGGTTAACTTTACTGCTACTTATACAGTTACATGTAGCAGGTGTTGAATATTTGAAGAACAGCTATCAGGTCCCCTCTCAGTAGTCTCAATTTTGAGGTTTTACGTCTGCAGATCACTCAAATTCTGGATGCACATAGGGCTGGAGGACTCTATTATAAATGTAACCCACCTAGGTATACAGCAGAACAgttatcttttacatttatctGGATAGttgtcattttcaaaattcttcattACCTTTTGAATGTACCTGTTTCcctctggtatcattttctttcagcttgaaaaattttctttagcGTTTCTTATTGTTCAGGTCtgtttgcaaaatatttctcctaactctttcttatctgaaaatgtctttgttctaTCTTCATTCTGGAAAtatgtttttgctggatataaaattgggggtttatagttacttttttcagcattttaaagatgttctGCTGAGTTCTGGTCTCCATAGTTTTCTGATGACAAGTCTGTGATTTAGAAAATTGTTTACCCGTATATGgaatgtgttgtttttctctggcttctttcaggattttctctttttttggttttcagcaatttgactaTGATATGCCCAGATGTGCATTTCTTTGCTTTATCCTGGTTggggtttgctgagcttcttaAATCTGTAAATATATGACTTCCACTTAATTTGGGaaatttggggccattatttcttcaaatgtgtttctgttcctttttctcctatcTTGCTGGAaataattacatgtatattaggcTTCTTGATATTATCCCACAGGTTCACTTCTTTcgatctttttttctctctctacttcagATTGGATAATCTTGTTGATCTATAAACCTACTGACTAtctctgtctttatttctatTCTACCGTTAAGtacatccagtgaattttttattttaaataaaattaggtaatacgtttatgcatttttttcttaactattaCTTATTAGgctttttttagagcagttttaggttcacagcaaaattaagaagaCAGTACAGATTTCCCCCACACATATATAGCCTCCTGCATTATTAGTAATCTCCACTAgaggggtacatttgttacaaccaatgaacctacactgacacatgaTAATCAGGTAAAGTCTGTAGTTTatattacagttcactcttggtgttgtacgttctGCGAGTTTAGACAAATACATAATGACATGTCttcatcattatagtatcatagagCATCATTACATAGAGCATCATAGCAtcatttcactgccctaaaagtcctgtCTGCCACACCTATTCATccccactgatctttttactttctccatagtcttgccttttccagaatgtcacataattggaatcatatagtatgtagccttttcagattggcttctttcacttagtaatatgtgtttaaggttcctccatgtcttttcatggcttgatagcacatttcttcttagtgctgaataatattccgttttTAGGTGTACCACAGTTCAttaatccattcacctactgaagggcatagtagttgcttccatgttttagcaattatgaataaagctgctgtaaacatccatgggcaggtttctgtgtggacctaagttttcacttcctttggataaataccaaggagcttGATTGCTGgcttgtatggtaagagtatgtttagttttgtcagaaaccaccaaactgtcttccaaagtggccgtaccatttgcaagtaatacatttTCTGATTCTggagtttctgtttcttcttcttccttcctctttttcctctgctgccttctaactttttattttgaaatagtttgactcacaagaaatgacaaaactataCAGAGTTCCTGAGTACCCTTCATCCACATATTATTCctttaatattatcttttaatttatttcaagcagattttcctttactttattgAGTTACATTGGTTGCTTTAGAGTCCTTGTCTCATAATGCCAGTATCTAGCTTATCTTGGTTGGcctctgttgattgtcttttcccttgagaatggggtcacattttcctgttggATCACATCTAAGAAATTTTGGATTGTGTCTTGTACATTGTTGTAGACATTTTGGATTCTGTTACGTTTCTACAAAGAGCGTTGATGTTTTAGTTGGCAGTTAAGTTGGTTAGATTTAAACTATAAACTGTGTCTTACCTGAGGTGAGTCCCAGCTGTAATCTCAGTTctttgtaacttcttttttcttaaacttcattttggaaaatttcaaacatgtggAAGTAGAGAAAAAACTATAAGAAATCCCATGAACCCATTGCCTATCTTCAATTAGCTCATGACCACTATGGTTTCATCTGTGACCCCTACTTTACTTCTCCTGCCACTTATTATTTAGAACAAATCTTAGGcattatatcatttcatctttaaaaatgttagtatCTAAAAGATAAGgaactgagccagccctgatagtccagtggttaaagttcagcactcctGCTTTCACGGCCTGGGTTTATTTCCCAGATCcagaaccacatcacccatctgtcagtagccatgctgaggtgatggctcacttagaagaactagacagacttataactaggatatacaactgcaatggggctttggggagaaaaaaataaataaataaaagttgaaagataagaacttaaaaaaattattacaatacTATTATTTGTATGAAACCTAGAAAGTTTAGCAGTAATTCCTTTTTATCATCCATTATCTAGGCAATATTTACATTACACTAAACTTTGCAGTTTGTTTGAATTGGAATCCAATATATTATTGGTTGATGTCTTACTTTTCCTTTAATATGTAGATTTCCACTCTCACAATGGTTTTTCCTGTAGTTTCTCCCAGTGGATTTTGCTACATCCTCATAGTATTGTGTAAATATTCCTCTAAATTGCTAGTTAAAGCTACAAgtttgatcagattcaggttcattctttttttattattattattaaagactttattttttttccttttttctccccaaagcccccccggtacatagttgtatattcttcgttgtgggtccttctagttgtggcatgtgggacactgcctcagcgtggtttgatgagcagtgccatgtccatgcccaggattcgaaccaacgaaacactgggctgccctacagtggagcgcgcaaacttaaccactcggccacggggccagcccctcaggttcattctttattttcttttgacaaGACTACTTTATAGGTGATACTGTGTATTTTTCATCAGGAGATATGTTATGCTTGATAATCCATGTCTTTTGAAACCTGAAGACAGAATTTTCCCTAATAAATTTTCATTACGTTTGGATTTTTATCAGTTGTTTTAGCTTATAGAATTTTCTTAATCCAGAACTTTTCATTCAGTAATTAGCAGTTAAATATGACTGCTAATAAGCTCTTCATTGTAGTTATATATATGGATTATATTTATAACCCATAAAGTTAGAAATGTGTATTCTACATTTTCAAGTCATTTATAAAGTGCCAAAGTCAGAGAACTCTGTGGCATACCATTGGAAATCTTCCTCTCTGTGACATGtatccatttttctttgtttatgagCCACAAATCCACCTAACTGTATTGTTAtacagcactttttttttaagcttgtcCACAAGTTTTCTTCAaaagttttgttaaatttttggCTGATATCAAGATATGAATGTCCttgacattaattttatttactaaagtGATTAATTTCCTACTGAAC contains these protein-coding regions:
- the LOC124233831 gene encoding UBX domain-containing protein 4-like, giving the protein MLWFQGAIPAAIASAKRSGSVFVVFVAGDDEQSTQMAASWEDEKVREASSNSFVAIKIDTKSEACLQFSQIYPVVCVPSSFFIGDSGIPLEVIAGSVSADELVTRIHKVQQMHSLKGETSVANGSQSESSVSTLSTSFEPNNVSENSQSRNVELCETPPTSPDTKSDSATGNF